A region from the Corylus avellana chromosome ca7, CavTom2PMs-1.0 genome encodes:
- the LOC132188643 gene encoding uncharacterized protein LOC132188643, which yields MITRSKLAEQLRDYQIRSQQKCPALTVFSPKPHITSWADVSVAIFWALVFSVLVVSSYVSMYFRHFWLSFVIICLGILLPVRLRKSRQALARKKEGRLLLPLSM from the exons ATGATAACCCGGTCCAAACTCGCCGAGCAACTCAGAGACTACCAGATCCGATCCCAGCAAAAGTGTCCCGCTCTCACTGTCTTCTCTCCCAAACCCCATATCACTTCCTG GGCTGATGTCTCTGTGGCGATCTTTTGGGCTTTAGTGTTTAGCGTGCTTGTGGTGTCATCCTATGTGTCCATGTACTTCAGGCACTTTTGGCTCTCATTTGTGATTATCTGCCTCGGTATCCTTCTTCCAGTACGCCTAAGAAAATCTAGGCAGGCACTGGCCAGGAagaaggagggaagattgttgTTACCATTATCCATGTGA
- the LOC132188478 gene encoding ATP-dependent DNA helicase DDM1 isoform X2, with protein MSGLEMAAKNETKDDGSAESPTSVLEDEDLCKAKMEVKSEEETFPNAENGDSSLISRVMAEEEEKLLEARIKEEDEDRRKEPQAEALLNDSQFTKLDELLTQTQMYSEFLLEKMHDITANGVEQETETVKKERGRGSKRKAAADYNNKKAKRAVAAMLTRSQEAKKVEDVNLTEEERVEKEQIELVPLLTGGKLKPYQIKGMKWLISLWQNGLNGILADQMGLGKTIQTISFLAHLKGKGLDGPYLVIAPLSTLSNWANEISRFVPSMNAVIYHGDKKQRDEIRRKHMPRTIGPKFPIVLTSYEVALNDSKRFLRHYNWKYLVIDEGHRLKNAKCKLIRELKYLPVENKLLLTGTPLQNNLAELWSLLNFILPDIFSSHEEFESWFDLSGKCNNEAMKEELEEKRRAQVVAKLHAILRPFLLRRMKADVELLLPRKKEIVLYATMTDHQKNFQDHLINQSLENYLIKTANIGHGMKGKLNNLMIQLRKNCNHPDLLESAYDGSYFYPPVEEIVEKCGKFCLLDRLLEQLFARKHKVLIFSQWTKVLDIMDYYFSEKGLEVCRIDGSVRLDERKRQIEEFNDVNSNCRIFLLSTRAGGLGINLTAADTCILYDSDWNPQMDLQAMDRCHRIGQTKPVHVYRLATAQSVEGRMLKRAFSKLKLEHLVIGKGQFHLERSKPNAAEVLEVDDLLALLQEEETAEDKMIQTDISDEDLERVLDRSDLVVGALNNDEKPNGAGGAFALKGPGWEVVIPTATGGMLSTLNS; from the exons ATGTCAGGCTTAGAAATGGCCGCGAAGAACGAAACGAAGGACGATGGCTCTGCTGAGTCGCCGACTTCGGTGCTTGAAGACGAG GATTTGTGCAAGGCGAAAATGGAAGTCAAGTCAGAGGAAGAAACATTTCCAAATGCAGAAAATGGCGATTCCTCTTTGATATCAAGAGTGATGGCTGAGGAGGAAGAAAAGCTGTTGGAAGCTCGgatcaaagaagaagatgaagatcgAAGAAAGGAGCCACAGGCGGAGGCCCTGTTGAATGATAGTCAGTTTACCAAATTGGATGAGCTTTTGACGCAAACTCAGATGTACTCTGAATTTTTGCTGGAAAAGATGCATGATATCACAGCT AATGGAGTGGAGCAAGAGACCGAAACtgttaaaaaagagagaggtcGTGGCTCGAAAAGAAAAGCTGCTGCAGATTACAACAAT AAGAAGGCCAAGAGGGCAGTAGCAGCCATGCTTACAAGATCTCAAGAAGCCAAGAAAGTTGAAGATGTGAATCTGACCGAGGAAGAAAGAGTTGAGAAGGAACAAATAGAACTTGTACCTTTGTTAACTGGTGGAAAATTGAAGCCCTATCAGATCAAGGGTATGAAGTGGTTGATATCGTTATGGCAAAATGGGCTGAATGGGATCCTTGCTGATCAAATGGGGCTTGGAAAGACTATTCAAACCATTAGTTTTCTTGCACATTTAAAAGGAAAGGGATTGGATGGGCCATATTTAGTGATTGCTCCTCTTTCTACTCTCTCAAATTGGGCAAATGAGATCTCAAG GTTTGTGCCTTCAATGAATGCTGTTATCTACCATGGTGACAAGAAGCAAAGGGATGAGATACGAAGGAAGCACATGCCTAGAACAATTGGCCCCAAATTTCCTATAGTCCTGACTTCGTACGAGGTGGCCTTAAACGAttcaaaaagatttttgagGCACTATAATTGGAAATATCTTGTGATTGATGAG GGGCACAGGTTGAAAAACGCAAAATGCAAACTGATAAGGGAATTGAAATACTTACCTGTAGAAAATAAGCTTCTATTAACTGGGACACCTCTGCAGAATAATTTGGCAGAGCTTTGGTCATTGTTGAACTTCATTTTGCCTGATATTTTTTCATCTCATGAAGAGTTTGAGTCATG GTTTGATCTGTCGGGAAAGTGCAACAATGAAGCAATGAAGGAAGAAttggaagagaagagaagagctCAA GTGGTAGCAAAACTGCATGCTATATTGCGTCCCTTTCTTCTTCGAAGGATGAAGGCTGATGTTGAGCTGCTGCTACCTCGAAAGAAAGAGATCGTACTGTATGCTACCATGACTGACCATCAGAAGAATTTTCAAGATCATTTAATCAATCAGTCCTTGGAGAACTACTTAATTAAGACGGCAAACATTG GACATGGAATGAAAGGAAAGCTTAATAATCTGATGATCCAACTTCGGAAGAATTGCAACCATCCTGACCTCTTAGAGTCTGCCTATGATGGCTCAT ATTTCTACCCACCTGTTGAAGAGATAGTTGAAAAATGTGGTAAATTCTGCTTGCTAGACCGGCTATTGGAGCAATTGTTTGCCCGTAAACATAAA GTTCTGATCTTCAGCCAGTGGACTAAAGTTTTGGATATCATGGACTACTACTTTAGTGAAAAAGGGCTTGAAGTTTGTAGAATTGATGGCAGCGTGAGGCTAGATGAAAGGAAAAGACAG ATCGAGGAGTTCAATGATGTGAACAGCAATTGCAGAATATTTCTTTTAAGCACCAGGGCTGGTGGACTGGGTATCAACCTCACTGCAGCTGATACTTGTATACTCTATGACAGTGATTGG AACCCTCAAATGGATTTGCAGGCCATGGATAGATGTCATAGGATTGGTCAAACCAAGCCTGTTCATGTTTACAGGCTTGCAACAGCTCAATCTGTTGAG GGTCGCATGTTGAAAAGGGCCTTTAGCAAGTTGAAGCTTGAGCATTTGGTGATTGGGAAAGGGCAGTTTCACCTGGAAAGAAGCAAACCTAACGCTGCAGAAGTCTTGGAG GTGGACGATCTGCTGGCATTGCTCCAAGAGGAAGAAACAGCTGAAGACAAGATGATACAGACAGATATCAGTGACGAAGATTTGGAGAGGGTCTTGGATCGCAGTGATCTGGTTGTCGGTGCATTAAACAATGATGAAAAGCCCAATGGTGCCGGTGGTGCATTTGCCCTTAAAGGCCCTGGTTGGGAGGTGGTGATACCAACTGCAACTGGAGGCATGCTCTCTACCCTTAATAGCTAA
- the LOC132188478 gene encoding ATP-dependent DNA helicase DDM1 isoform X1 — MSGLEMAAKNETKDDGSAESPTSVLEDEDLCKAKMEVKSEEETFPNAENGDSSLISRVMAEEEEKLLEARIKEEDEDRRKEPQAEALLNDSQFTKLDELLTQTQMYSEFLLEKMHDITAVSSQNGVEQETETVKKERGRGSKRKAAADYNNKKAKRAVAAMLTRSQEAKKVEDVNLTEEERVEKEQIELVPLLTGGKLKPYQIKGMKWLISLWQNGLNGILADQMGLGKTIQTISFLAHLKGKGLDGPYLVIAPLSTLSNWANEISRFVPSMNAVIYHGDKKQRDEIRRKHMPRTIGPKFPIVLTSYEVALNDSKRFLRHYNWKYLVIDEGHRLKNAKCKLIRELKYLPVENKLLLTGTPLQNNLAELWSLLNFILPDIFSSHEEFESWFDLSGKCNNEAMKEELEEKRRAQVVAKLHAILRPFLLRRMKADVELLLPRKKEIVLYATMTDHQKNFQDHLINQSLENYLIKTANIGHGMKGKLNNLMIQLRKNCNHPDLLESAYDGSYFYPPVEEIVEKCGKFCLLDRLLEQLFARKHKVLIFSQWTKVLDIMDYYFSEKGLEVCRIDGSVRLDERKRQIEEFNDVNSNCRIFLLSTRAGGLGINLTAADTCILYDSDWNPQMDLQAMDRCHRIGQTKPVHVYRLATAQSVEGRMLKRAFSKLKLEHLVIGKGQFHLERSKPNAAEVLEVDDLLALLQEEETAEDKMIQTDISDEDLERVLDRSDLVVGALNNDEKPNGAGGAFALKGPGWEVVIPTATGGMLSTLNS; from the exons ATGTCAGGCTTAGAAATGGCCGCGAAGAACGAAACGAAGGACGATGGCTCTGCTGAGTCGCCGACTTCGGTGCTTGAAGACGAG GATTTGTGCAAGGCGAAAATGGAAGTCAAGTCAGAGGAAGAAACATTTCCAAATGCAGAAAATGGCGATTCCTCTTTGATATCAAGAGTGATGGCTGAGGAGGAAGAAAAGCTGTTGGAAGCTCGgatcaaagaagaagatgaagatcgAAGAAAGGAGCCACAGGCGGAGGCCCTGTTGAATGATAGTCAGTTTACCAAATTGGATGAGCTTTTGACGCAAACTCAGATGTACTCTGAATTTTTGCTGGAAAAGATGCATGATATCACAGCTGTATCCTCTCAA AATGGAGTGGAGCAAGAGACCGAAACtgttaaaaaagagagaggtcGTGGCTCGAAAAGAAAAGCTGCTGCAGATTACAACAAT AAGAAGGCCAAGAGGGCAGTAGCAGCCATGCTTACAAGATCTCAAGAAGCCAAGAAAGTTGAAGATGTGAATCTGACCGAGGAAGAAAGAGTTGAGAAGGAACAAATAGAACTTGTACCTTTGTTAACTGGTGGAAAATTGAAGCCCTATCAGATCAAGGGTATGAAGTGGTTGATATCGTTATGGCAAAATGGGCTGAATGGGATCCTTGCTGATCAAATGGGGCTTGGAAAGACTATTCAAACCATTAGTTTTCTTGCACATTTAAAAGGAAAGGGATTGGATGGGCCATATTTAGTGATTGCTCCTCTTTCTACTCTCTCAAATTGGGCAAATGAGATCTCAAG GTTTGTGCCTTCAATGAATGCTGTTATCTACCATGGTGACAAGAAGCAAAGGGATGAGATACGAAGGAAGCACATGCCTAGAACAATTGGCCCCAAATTTCCTATAGTCCTGACTTCGTACGAGGTGGCCTTAAACGAttcaaaaagatttttgagGCACTATAATTGGAAATATCTTGTGATTGATGAG GGGCACAGGTTGAAAAACGCAAAATGCAAACTGATAAGGGAATTGAAATACTTACCTGTAGAAAATAAGCTTCTATTAACTGGGACACCTCTGCAGAATAATTTGGCAGAGCTTTGGTCATTGTTGAACTTCATTTTGCCTGATATTTTTTCATCTCATGAAGAGTTTGAGTCATG GTTTGATCTGTCGGGAAAGTGCAACAATGAAGCAATGAAGGAAGAAttggaagagaagagaagagctCAA GTGGTAGCAAAACTGCATGCTATATTGCGTCCCTTTCTTCTTCGAAGGATGAAGGCTGATGTTGAGCTGCTGCTACCTCGAAAGAAAGAGATCGTACTGTATGCTACCATGACTGACCATCAGAAGAATTTTCAAGATCATTTAATCAATCAGTCCTTGGAGAACTACTTAATTAAGACGGCAAACATTG GACATGGAATGAAAGGAAAGCTTAATAATCTGATGATCCAACTTCGGAAGAATTGCAACCATCCTGACCTCTTAGAGTCTGCCTATGATGGCTCAT ATTTCTACCCACCTGTTGAAGAGATAGTTGAAAAATGTGGTAAATTCTGCTTGCTAGACCGGCTATTGGAGCAATTGTTTGCCCGTAAACATAAA GTTCTGATCTTCAGCCAGTGGACTAAAGTTTTGGATATCATGGACTACTACTTTAGTGAAAAAGGGCTTGAAGTTTGTAGAATTGATGGCAGCGTGAGGCTAGATGAAAGGAAAAGACAG ATCGAGGAGTTCAATGATGTGAACAGCAATTGCAGAATATTTCTTTTAAGCACCAGGGCTGGTGGACTGGGTATCAACCTCACTGCAGCTGATACTTGTATACTCTATGACAGTGATTGG AACCCTCAAATGGATTTGCAGGCCATGGATAGATGTCATAGGATTGGTCAAACCAAGCCTGTTCATGTTTACAGGCTTGCAACAGCTCAATCTGTTGAG GGTCGCATGTTGAAAAGGGCCTTTAGCAAGTTGAAGCTTGAGCATTTGGTGATTGGGAAAGGGCAGTTTCACCTGGAAAGAAGCAAACCTAACGCTGCAGAAGTCTTGGAG GTGGACGATCTGCTGGCATTGCTCCAAGAGGAAGAAACAGCTGAAGACAAGATGATACAGACAGATATCAGTGACGAAGATTTGGAGAGGGTCTTGGATCGCAGTGATCTGGTTGTCGGTGCATTAAACAATGATGAAAAGCCCAATGGTGCCGGTGGTGCATTTGCCCTTAAAGGCCCTGGTTGGGAGGTGGTGATACCAACTGCAACTGGAGGCATGCTCTCTACCCTTAATAGCTAA
- the LOC132188610 gene encoding sulfite exporter TauE/SafE family protein 3-like, translating into MAQTHVNHRAVAISTTAAAWFLFWSLVVMSSVGSAERNLRDKETENFEKEVREGFLLRTVHFLWQSGKSSYEHVWPEMEFSWKIIVGSIVGFFGAALGSVGGVGGGGIFVPMLTLIIGFDPKSSTAISKCMIMGAAGSTVYYNMRLRHPTLDMPLIDYDLALLFQPMLMLGISIGVAFNVMFADWMVTVLLIILFIGTSTKALFKGIETWKKETMMKKEAAKLLESESKPGDGSGEEYKALPSGPADAQDEEVPLLRNIYWKELSLLVYVWVAFLIVQIIKTYTVTCSIKYWILNSLQVPIAASVTIFEGICLYKGTRVIASKGKEITNWKVHQLFLYCSCGIVAGMVGGLLGLGGGFILGPLFLELGIPPQVASATSTFAMVFSSSMSVVQYYLLNRFPVPYAAFFVLIATIAAFTGQHVVRKIIAFLGRTSIIIFILALTIFVSAISLGGVGIANMVEKMANQEYMGFENLCHES; encoded by the exons ATGGCTCAGACTCATGTGAACCACAGAGCTGTAGCAATAtcaacaacagcagcagcatggtttttgttttggagCCTAGTCGTGATGAGCAGTGTTGGTTCTGCTGAGAGAAACTTGAGAGATAAAGAGacagaaaattttgagaaagaagTAAGAGAAGGATTTCTACTTAGAACGGTTCATTTCCTCTGGCAGAGTGGGAAATCTTCTTATGAACATGTTTGGCCG GAAATGGAATTCAGTTGGAAAATCATAGTAGGATCAATTGTAGGATTCTTTGGCGCAGCATTGGGTAGCGTTGGAGGGGTCGGAGGTGGTGGAATTTTCGTCCCAATGCTCACCTTGATCATTGGTTTCGACCCCAAGTCTTCCACTGCCATCTCCAAGT GTATGATCATGGGTGCAGCAGGATCAACAGTTTACTACAACATGAGACTTAGACACCCAACACTGGACATGCCCCTAATAGATTATGACCTGGCGTTGCTCTTTCAGCCCATGCTTATGCTAGGAATCAGCATTGGAGTTGCCTTCAATGTCATGTTTGCTGATTGGATGGTCACAGTTTTGCTTATCATCCTATTCATTG GTACATCAACAAAAGCTTTATTCAAAGGCATAGAGACATGGAAGAAAGAGACAATGATGAAGAAG GAAGCAGCCAAGCTGTTGGAATCAGAGTCGAAACCTGGTG ACGGTTCTGgagaagaatacaaagcattACCAAGTGGTCCTGCTGATGCACAGGATGAGGAG GTTCCTCTACTACGCAACATATACTGGAAAGAATTATCACTGCTTGTGTATGTTTGGGTGGCTTTCCTTATTGTTCAGATTATTAAG ACATATACTGTGACCTGCTCCATCAAGTACTGGATTCTGAACTCCTTGCAG GTACCAATTGCTGCCTCAGTCACAATTTTTGAAGGCATATGCTTATACAAAGGGACCAGGGTGATTGCATCTAAGGGAAAGGAAATCACAAACTGGAAGGTGCATCAGCTTTTTCTTTACTGCAGCTGTGGTATAGTAGCTGGCATGGTAGGTGGACTGCTTGGGCTGGGAGGTGGCTTTATCTTGGGACCCCTTTTTCTTGAATTGGGAATTCCTCCTCAG GTAGCAAGCGCGACTTCCACCTTCGCAATGGTATTTTCATCCTCCATGTCAGTTGTACAGTATTACCTTCTCAACCGTTTCCCAGTTCCATACG ctgctttttttgttttaattgcaACTATTGCTGCCTTTACCGGTCAGCATGTAGTGAGAAAGATAATTGCATTCCTCGGCAGGACATCAATAATCATTTTCATACTAGCTCTGACAATCTTTGTGAGCGCTATCAGCTTAG GTGGGGTGGGCATAGCAAACATGGTTGAGAAGATGGCAAATCAAGAGTATATGGGTTTTGAAAATCTCTGTCACGAGTCTTAA